From Chromatiales bacterium, one genomic window encodes:
- the queC gene encoding 7-cyano-7-deazaguanine synthase QueC — MSAQNKRGVVLLSGGMDSAVCLAMARHDGFACHALSFDYGQRHRAELHAAAALAEDLGAIEHRTLTIGLGEIGGSALTDSRIAVPDKPGEGIPVTYVPARNTVFLAFALGWAEVLDADRIYTGVNAVDYSGYPDCRPEYLQAFQRLADLATRRGVEGKPIELRAPLLSMSKAAIVREGIRLGVDFARTVSCYQADEDGAACGRCDACRLRHAGFAAAGVPDSTRYRLPDPDLPA, encoded by the coding sequence ATGTCAGCGCAGAACAAACGTGGCGTCGTGCTGCTTTCAGGAGGAATGGACTCCGCAGTCTGTCTGGCAATGGCGCGTCATGACGGCTTTGCCTGTCACGCGCTCAGTTTTGACTACGGGCAGCGGCATCGGGCCGAGCTGCATGCGGCAGCCGCACTTGCCGAAGATCTTGGTGCGATTGAGCATCGCACGCTCACCATCGGTCTGGGCGAGATCGGAGGTTCTGCACTGACCGACAGCAGGATCGCCGTACCGGACAAGCCGGGTGAGGGGATTCCGGTTACCTATGTCCCGGCACGGAACACGGTATTTCTGGCCTTTGCGCTCGGCTGGGCCGAAGTCCTGGATGCCGACCGCATCTATACTGGTGTGAATGCCGTCGATTACTCCGGCTATCCGGATTGCCGGCCGGAATACCTGCAGGCATTCCAGCGCCTCGCCGATCTCGCCACGCGCCGTGGTGTCGAGGGAAAGCCAATCGAGCTGCGTGCGCCGCTGCTCTCGATGAGCAAGGCGGCGATCGTGCGCGAAGGAATCCGTCTCGGCGTCGACTTTGCGCGGACGGTATCGTGTTATCAGGCCGATGAAGATGGCGCAGCCTGCGGACGCTGCGACGCCTGTCGCCTGCGACATGCCGGTTTTGCAGCGGCAGGAGTTCCCGATTCGACCCGCTATCGTTTGCCTGATCCAGACCTGCCGGCATAG
- the lpdA gene encoding dihydrolipoyl dehydrogenase, with translation MRHGSCWVSEDRRSAVVSKYDVVVIGGGPAGYIAAIRAAQNGLRVACIDAWKNRDGKHALGGTCLNAGCIPSKALLESSELFHRAGHEFASHGIQVSKPGLDLSVMQARKATIVRQFSGGIQELFKANGVNSLFGHGHLLPANKIRYTPDNGEPELLEAEHVVLAAGSVPVELPFARFDGKRIVDSWGALEFDAVPARLGVIGGGVIGLELGSVWQRLGAQTTVIEALDRFLFMVDGQIAKDAQRQFKKQGLDIRLGAKVIETVQTDAGVVVSYEDGRGRHSLEVDRLIVAVGRRPGTDGLLDPLAGVQLNERGFVEVDAECRTTAANVWAVGDLVRGPMLAHKGSEEGVMVADLIAGRYGHVNYAAIPSVIYTSPEIAWVGQTEEQLKETGQSYKVGTFNFAASGRAKAMEQAAGLVKVLADTATDRLLGVHIIGPMAGELIGEAVVAMEFEASCEDLQRTIHAHPTLTEAIHEAALSADRRALHAINH, from the coding sequence ATCCGGCACGGCTCCTGCTGGGTATCTGAGGACAGAAGGAGTGCGGTCGTGAGCAAGTACGACGTGGTAGTCATCGGTGGCGGGCCAGCCGGTTATATCGCCGCCATACGTGCGGCCCAGAACGGGCTGCGGGTCGCCTGTATCGATGCCTGGAAGAACCGCGACGGCAAGCACGCGCTGGGCGGCACCTGCCTGAACGCAGGCTGCATTCCGTCCAAGGCGCTGCTCGAATCCTCCGAGCTGTTTCATCGCGCTGGCCACGAATTTGCAAGTCACGGTATCCAGGTCAGCAAGCCCGGGCTTGATCTGTCGGTAATGCAGGCACGCAAGGCCACAATCGTTCGCCAGTTCTCGGGTGGCATACAGGAACTGTTCAAGGCCAACGGGGTTAACAGTTTGTTTGGCCACGGTCATTTGCTGCCCGCCAACAAGATTCGCTATACGCCAGACAACGGTGAGCCGGAGTTGCTGGAGGCCGAGCATGTGGTGCTGGCCGCAGGCTCCGTGCCGGTCGAGTTGCCCTTTGCGCGCTTCGACGGCAAAAGGATCGTGGACTCCTGGGGTGCCCTGGAATTTGATGCCGTACCGGCCCGTCTCGGGGTGATCGGCGGCGGCGTGATCGGGCTCGAACTTGGCAGCGTCTGGCAGCGGCTGGGCGCGCAGACCACGGTGATCGAGGCGCTGGACCGGTTCCTGTTCATGGTTGACGGCCAGATTGCCAAGGACGCGCAGCGGCAGTTCAAGAAGCAGGGTCTGGATATCCGGCTCGGCGCCAAAGTGATCGAAACCGTGCAGACCGATGCCGGGGTCGTGGTGAGTTATGAGGACGGGCGCGGCCGGCATTCGCTGGAAGTGGACCGGTTGATCGTCGCTGTCGGGCGCCGGCCGGGTACCGACGGGCTGCTCGATCCGCTGGCGGGCGTTCAGCTGAACGAACGCGGATTTGTCGAGGTCGATGCCGAGTGCCGCACCACAGCCGCGAATGTCTGGGCTGTCGGCGATCTGGTACGCGGGCCAATGCTCGCCCACAAGGGCTCTGAAGAGGGCGTGATGGTCGCCGATCTCATCGCCGGTCGTTACGGGCACGTCAACTACGCGGCAATTCCCAGCGTGATCTATACCTCGCCGGAGATCGCCTGGGTGGGTCAGACCGAGGAACAGCTCAAGGAGACCGGCCAGTCCTACAAGGTCGGGACTTTCAATTTCGCGGCCAGTGGCCGGGCCAAGGCCATGGAACAGGCGGCTGGCCTCGTCAAGGTACTGGCTGATACCGCCACTGATCGGCTGCTGGGCGTGCACATTATCGGGCCGATGGCCGGTGAACTGATCGGCGAAGCAGTGGTCGCCATGGAATTCGAAGCCAGTTGCGAAGATCTGCAGCGTACGATCCATGCCCATCCGACCCTTACCGAAGCCATACACGAGGCGGCGCTGTCGGCCGATCGTCGCGCCCTGCATGCCATCAATCACTGA
- the pal gene encoding peptidoglycan-associated lipoprotein Pal codes for MTMMKSIAALLTVMLLAACAGPSKSTVDENAAGSTGTQAGGAMSSGVNEGGMGQGAAMGGSALGGPGASQENRIIYFDYDRFDVKSEYNPVLQAHGKYLSANPTSRVRLEGHADERGSREYNIGLGEKRAQAVRNVLLLQGAASDQINTVSFGEERPAVTGDDEEAWSLNRRVEIVYGQ; via the coding sequence ATGACGATGATGAAGAGTATTGCTGCATTGCTGACTGTCATGTTGCTTGCGGCATGCGCTGGCCCATCCAAGTCCACGGTTGACGAAAATGCGGCCGGATCCACTGGTACGCAGGCTGGTGGCGCGATGTCGTCCGGTGTAAATGAGGGTGGCATGGGTCAGGGTGCCGCGATGGGCGGCAGCGCGCTCGGTGGCCCGGGTGCCTCGCAGGAGAACCGCATCATCTACTTCGACTATGACCGTTTCGATGTGAAGTCGGAGTACAACCCGGTTCTGCAGGCGCATGGCAAGTACCTTTCTGCCAACCCGACATCCAGGGTGCGGCTGGAAGGTCATGCGGATGAACGCGGCAGCCGCGAGTACAACATCGGTCTGGGCGAGAAGCGCGCGCAGGCAGTGCGCAACGTCCTGCTGCTGCAGGGCGCGGCCTCGGACCAGATCAATACGGTGAGCTTCGGCGAAGAGCGCCCGGCAGTCACCGGTGACGATGAGGAAGCCTGGTCGCTGAATCGTCGAGTCGAGATCGTATACGGGCAATAA
- the tolR gene encoding protein TolR, whose protein sequence is MRKTRKRRLMSDINVVPYIDVMLVLLVIFMVTAPLLTQGIDVELPEAAADPITAAQDHEPLVLSVDAEGRMYLSVGDNEDQPIEPEKVVELASAVLRRNPQTPVLVNADQRVAYREVVAAMVLLKEAGAKNVGFLTEPPTKLRRRG, encoded by the coding sequence ATGCGCAAGACGCGTAAACGCCGGCTGATGAGCGATATCAATGTCGTTCCCTATATCGACGTCATGCTCGTACTGCTGGTCATCTTTATGGTGACCGCACCGTTGCTCACGCAGGGTATCGATGTCGAACTTCCGGAAGCGGCGGCGGATCCGATCACTGCTGCGCAAGACCATGAACCGCTGGTGCTTTCTGTGGATGCAGAGGGCCGTATGTACCTGAGCGTCGGTGACAACGAAGACCAGCCGATTGAGCCGGAAAAGGTAGTGGAACTCGCCTCGGCGGTGCTGCGGCGCAATCCGCAGACCCCCGTTCTGGTCAATGCAGATCAGCGCGTGGCCTACCGCGAAGTGGTGGCCGCCATGGTCCTGCTCAAGGAGGCCGGTGCAAAGAACGTCGGTTTCCTCACCGAGCCGCCGACGAAGCTGCGGCGGCGTGGCTGA
- the queE gene encoding 7-carboxy-7-deazaguanine synthase QueE, whose translation MSALRISEIFHSLQGESRPAGYPTAFVRLTGCPLRCVYCDTSYAFQGGTRQTIAEVLDQVRTFGVRYVCVTGGEPLAQPACLALLSALCDAGYAVSLETSGALDISAVDPRVTVVLDIKTPDSGESERNLWENIPRLKRDDQIKFVICSRPDYDWSRKVLAERQLDSRCEVLFSPSWGQLAARELAEWVLADQLPVRFQLQLHKYLWGDAPGH comes from the coding sequence GTGTCAGCCCTGCGTATCAGCGAGATATTCCATTCCCTGCAGGGCGAGTCGCGTCCGGCGGGTTATCCGACTGCATTTGTGCGGCTGACCGGCTGCCCGCTCCGTTGTGTCTATTGCGACACCAGCTACGCGTTCCAGGGCGGGACCCGACAGACCATCGCCGAGGTTCTCGACCAGGTGCGGACCTTTGGTGTCCGCTACGTGTGTGTGACTGGTGGCGAGCCGCTGGCGCAGCCTGCTTGCCTCGCGCTGCTGAGCGCACTGTGTGATGCGGGCTATGCCGTCTCGCTTGAGACGAGCGGGGCGCTTGATATCTCGGCGGTTGATCCGCGGGTAACCGTGGTTCTGGATATCAAGACGCCGGACTCCGGTGAGAGCGAACGCAACCTCTGGGAAAATATTCCACGCCTGAAGCGCGATGACCAGATCAAATTCGTGATCTGCAGCCGGCCCGATTACGACTGGTCAAGAAAAGTACTGGCCGAACGTCAGCTGGACAGCCGGTGCGAAGTGCTGTTTTCGCCTTCATGGGGGCAGCTCGCCGCCCGGGAGCTGGCGGAATGGGTGCTCGCTGATCAGTTGCCGGTGCGCTTCCAGTTGCAGCTGCACAAATATCTCTGGGGCGATGCGCCGGGGCACTGA
- the ybgF gene encoding tol-pal system protein YbgF, which translates to MLQSRTRWPSFRAPLIATGLVAMLGAGCSLVPPEEDPTYIKLSELDSRLTRVERVIDSEGLVNILKQIEQLQSDSQALRGQVEQLQFQLEQANTAQKQQYQDVDRRLQGIEKSATERSSQQGDGASVLDGKELKAGQLPVPGGSDRANYQAAFELLKQGRHKEANAALRQFMVAFPDSSLIDNAQYWLAETDYVRQRYEKALAEFTVVVDKYPKSRKIPDALLKIGYCNYELKRYSAARKSLQAVVASYPETTAARLAGQRLEAMRSEGT; encoded by the coding sequence ATGCTGCAGTCCCGAACCCGCTGGCCTTCATTCCGGGCGCCCCTGATCGCAACCGGCCTGGTTGCGATGCTGGGGGCGGGTTGCTCGCTCGTGCCTCCAGAGGAAGATCCGACCTACATCAAGCTCTCAGAGCTGGATTCACGGCTGACCAGGGTTGAGCGGGTGATCGACAGCGAGGGTCTGGTCAATATCCTCAAACAGATCGAGCAGCTGCAATCCGACAGCCAGGCGCTGCGCGGGCAGGTCGAGCAGCTGCAGTTCCAGCTTGAGCAGGCCAATACTGCACAAAAACAGCAGTATCAGGATGTAGACCGGCGCCTGCAGGGCATCGAGAAGTCTGCGACCGAGCGGAGTAGCCAGCAGGGCGATGGCGCAAGCGTACTCGATGGCAAGGAACTGAAAGCGGGCCAGTTGCCGGTACCGGGTGGCAGCGACCGCGCGAACTACCAGGCAGCTTTCGAGCTGCTGAAGCAGGGTCGTCACAAGGAGGCCAATGCAGCGCTGCGCCAGTTCATGGTGGCATTTCCCGATAGTTCATTGATCGACAATGCGCAGTACTGGCTTGCCGAGACCGACTACGTCCGTCAGCGTTACGAGAAGGCTCTGGCGGAATTCACCGTTGTGGTGGACAAGTATCCCAAGTCGCGGAAGATTCCCGACGCGCTGCTCAAGATCGGCTACTGCAACTACGAGCTGAAGCGATACTCCGCAGCCCGCAAGTCGCTGCAGGCGGTTGTTGCGAGTTATCCGGAAACCACGGCAGCACGTCTGGCCGGGCAGCGACTGGAGGCCATGCGCAGCGAGGGCACCTAG
- the tolB gene encoding Tol-Pal system beta propeller repeat protein TolB, whose protein sequence is MNRLNWQRAAAVFALLMFSAGLRAELQIEITAGVDKAVPIAVVPFGWSGTGAQPPQDAAAIVAADLARSGRFAPMDRKDMLQRPVTGAEVDFSDWKIQGSDILVIGQVVQGAGDQFEIRFQVFDVLRGEQLLGYRQATNAADFRRNSHRVADLIYEKLTGIRGVFSTRIAYVTVAGPATKRIFRLIVTDADGENPHIMLESAQPIMSPAWSPDGRRIAYVSFENRRSEIYVQDLRSGARKRASARPGVNGAPAWSPDGRKLAVSLSRQDGNLDIYTLDLDSQMLTRLTSGAAIDTEPAWSLDGQQIYYTSDSTGGPQVYRVPALGGASQRVTFEGSYNARPRMSPDGKQLAVVHNDRGNYRIALVDLARSYTQVLSDGRLDESPSFAPNGETLIYATREGKRGVLATVSANGRIKQRLSTVEGDVREPAWSPFPPN, encoded by the coding sequence ATGAACAGACTCAACTGGCAGCGCGCTGCCGCTGTTTTCGCCTTGCTGATGTTCTCGGCCGGCCTGCGTGCCGAACTGCAGATCGAAATCACCGCCGGCGTGGACAAGGCGGTACCCATTGCCGTGGTGCCCTTTGGCTGGAGTGGTACGGGCGCCCAGCCGCCGCAGGATGCTGCAGCGATTGTAGCTGCCGACCTTGCACGTTCGGGGCGATTCGCGCCCATGGACCGCAAGGACATGCTGCAACGGCCTGTTACGGGTGCAGAAGTCGATTTCAGCGACTGGAAAATCCAGGGCAGCGATATTCTCGTGATCGGGCAGGTCGTGCAGGGTGCTGGCGACCAGTTCGAGATCCGGTTTCAGGTATTCGATGTGCTGCGAGGCGAGCAGCTGCTCGGCTACCGGCAAGCGACGAATGCGGCGGATTTCCGCCGCAACAGCCATCGCGTGGCGGATCTGATTTACGAGAAGCTGACCGGGATTCGTGGCGTGTTTTCCACACGTATCGCCTATGTGACGGTCGCAGGCCCGGCCACGAAACGGATTTTTCGTCTGATTGTGACCGATGCCGATGGCGAGAACCCGCACATCATGCTGGAGTCGGCGCAGCCGATCATGTCGCCGGCCTGGTCGCCGGATGGCCGCCGGATCGCCTACGTATCCTTTGAAAACCGCCGGTCTGAAATCTATGTGCAGGACCTGCGCTCCGGAGCGCGCAAGCGGGCCTCGGCCCGGCCCGGAGTCAATGGGGCGCCGGCCTGGTCGCCGGATGGCCGAAAGCTTGCCGTGTCCTTGTCGCGGCAGGACGGCAATCTGGATATCTACACGCTCGATCTGGACAGCCAGATGCTGACTCGCCTGACCAGCGGTGCGGCGATCGACACGGAGCCGGCCTGGTCGCTCGACGGCCAGCAGATCTACTACACCTCCGATTCGACCGGTGGACCGCAGGTGTACCGTGTACCGGCACTGGGCGGGGCAAGCCAGCGCGTGACCTTCGAGGGCAGCTACAACGCGAGGCCAAGAATGTCGCCCGACGGCAAGCAGCTGGCCGTGGTGCATAACGATCGCGGCAACTATAGAATTGCGCTCGTCGATCTGGCCCGGTCCTATACTCAGGTGCTGTCCGATGGCCGGCTGGATGAGTCGCCGAGCTTTGCGCCCAACGGTGAAACGCTGATCTACGCGACCCGCGAGGGCAAGCGGGGGGTGCTGGCAACGGTAAGCGCCAATGGTCGTATCAAGCAGCGCCTCTCGACAGTAGAGGGCGATGTGCGGGAGCCGGCCTGGTCACCCTTTCCGCCAAACTGA
- the tolQ gene encoding protein TolQ, which produces MSDNYSFFDMIVNASFVVQVVMALLMVASVTSWTIIIRKRRLLNQALSGSDAFENSFWSGGDLNAIYRDITRGKTEPADMAGLFEAGFREFRRLTAQQNMSPDQVLDGVRRMMHVAQMREMDRLEESLSTLATIGSTSPYVGLFGTVWGIMNSFRGLGNVQSATLAVVAPGIAEALVATAIGLFAAIPAVIAYNRYADKVARLEVRYDSFIEEFFSVLQRHAHSRTQASR; this is translated from the coding sequence ATGTCCGACAACTATTCTTTCTTCGACATGATCGTCAACGCGAGCTTTGTCGTGCAGGTGGTCATGGCCTTGCTGATGGTTGCTTCAGTGACCTCGTGGACCATCATCATCCGCAAACGGCGCCTGCTCAATCAGGCCCTCAGCGGTTCCGATGCTTTCGAGAACAGCTTCTGGTCAGGCGGCGACCTGAATGCCATCTATCGTGACATTACGCGCGGCAAGACCGAGCCGGCGGACATGGCCGGACTTTTTGAAGCAGGTTTCCGCGAATTCCGTCGCCTGACGGCCCAGCAGAACATGTCCCCGGACCAGGTCCTCGATGGTGTGCGCCGGATGATGCATGTGGCCCAGATGCGCGAGATGGATCGCCTCGAAGAGAGCCTGTCCACGCTGGCGACGATCGGTTCTACCAGCCCCTACGTCGGCCTGTTCGGCACGGTCTGGGGCATCATGAATTCCTTCCGTGGTCTCGGCAATGTGCAGTCGGCGACGCTCGCTGTGGTGGCGCCAGGGATCGCGGAGGCGCTGGTTGCGACTGCCATCGGCCTGTTTGCGGCGATCCCGGCGGTCATTGCCTATAACCGCTATGCCGACAAGGTGGCCCGTCTGGAAGTCCGATACGACAGCTTCATCGAGGAATTCTTCAGCGTGCTGCAGCGACATGCCCACAGCCGGACACAGGCTTCCCGGTAG
- the tolA gene encoding cell envelope integrity protein TolA: MRNAGFPGSAGDRWSLAWSLGIHGVLLLIILLGGIVIPHKPTPSNLGIKATLIDPDAVRKMRRRPPPPAPEARPAEPPQPDPAVQKAEADRLQAERERKLSEQKLVEQKLAEQKATEARRAEQKAAEKQLAAKKLAEQKAAEKKAAEQKAAEKKAADKAAAEKAEAQRRAAEDKRRRAAQAELDRQLAEEDALLAAADSGALAEYVALIAQKVERNWVRPPSAKAGLECELSVTQIPGGQVTGVRIGNCPADDAVRRSIEAAVLRASPLPMPANQALFDRNLRFVFKPQE, from the coding sequence ATGCGCAACGCGGGCTTTCCTGGTTCGGCGGGCGACAGGTGGAGTCTGGCCTGGTCGCTCGGTATCCACGGGGTGCTGTTGTTGATCATCCTGCTAGGCGGGATTGTCATTCCACACAAGCCCACACCCTCGAATCTGGGCATCAAGGCGACGCTCATCGATCCTGATGCCGTGCGCAAGATGCGGCGCCGACCACCGCCGCCCGCACCTGAAGCGCGACCAGCCGAGCCGCCACAGCCGGACCCGGCGGTGCAGAAGGCCGAAGCGGACAGGTTGCAGGCTGAACGCGAGCGCAAGCTGAGCGAGCAGAAGCTTGTAGAACAGAAACTCGCCGAGCAGAAGGCAACCGAAGCCAGGCGTGCGGAGCAGAAAGCGGCTGAAAAGCAGCTCGCCGCGAAGAAGCTTGCCGAGCAGAAAGCTGCCGAAAAGAAAGCCGCCGAGCAGAAGGCCGCCGAAAAGAAGGCTGCGGACAAGGCGGCAGCCGAGAAGGCCGAAGCGCAACGCCGGGCAGCTGAAGACAAACGTCGCCGCGCTGCACAGGCTGAACTCGATCGCCAGCTGGCTGAGGAAGACGCCTTGCTGGCCGCGGCTGATTCAGGCGCGCTGGCCGAGTATGTCGCGCTCATCGCCCAGAAAGTGGAGCGCAACTGGGTGCGTCCGCCAAGTGCCAAAGCCGGGCTTGAATGCGAGCTGAGCGTTACGCAGATTCCTGGCGGCCAGGTGACCGGTGTGCGCATCGGTAACTGTCCGGCGGATGATGCCGTCCGTCGCTCGATCGAGGCAGCAGTGCTGCGCGCCTCGCCATTGCCCATGCCGGCGAATCAGGCCTTGTTCGACCGCAACTTGCGCTTTGTGTTCAAACCGCAAGAATAG
- the ruvC gene encoding crossover junction endodeoxyribonuclease RuvC: MSGVTRILGIDPGSRITGFGIIESDGRRSVHVASGCIRTAAGALPSRLQTIFSDVQALVQQYQPGAVAVEQVFMARNADSALKLGQARAAAICATFGSGAEVFEYAARAVKQAIVGAGNAEKAQVSHMVAVLLNHREALEVDAADALAVALCHAHTQPLNERLAGARRLVAGMRR, encoded by the coding sequence GTGAGCGGGGTTACGCGCATTCTCGGTATCGACCCCGGCTCCCGGATCACCGGCTTTGGCATCATCGAGTCGGACGGACGCCGGTCGGTGCATGTGGCCAGCGGCTGCATCCGGACTGCGGCGGGCGCACTGCCTTCGCGTTTGCAGACCATCTTTTCCGACGTACAGGCCCTGGTTCAGCAATATCAGCCCGGCGCAGTGGCCGTCGAGCAGGTATTCATGGCCCGCAATGCTGATTCCGCGCTCAAGCTCGGGCAGGCCCGGGCAGCGGCGATCTGCGCCACTTTCGGTAGCGGCGCGGAAGTCTTCGAATACGCGGCACGGGCCGTAAAGCAGGCCATCGTGGGTGCCGGGAATGCCGAGAAAGCGCAGGTCAGCCACATGGTTGCCGTGCTGCTCAATCATCGCGAAGCGCTGGAGGTGGATGCTGCCGATGCGCTGGCTGTAGCCCTGTGTCATGCGCATACACAACCACTCAACGAGCGGCTGGCCGGCGCACGGCGTCTGGTTGCCGGAATGCGCCGATGA
- the ruvB gene encoding Holliday junction branch migration DNA helicase RuvB, whose protein sequence is MSTDERVIATLAGAGEDSLDRSIRPQRLTDYVGQAAVKRQLEVFISAARKRGDALDHTLIFGPPGLGKTTLANIIANELGVNIRHTSGPVLERPGDLAAMLTNLEPRDVLFVDEIHRLSPVVEEVLYPALEDFQLDIMIGEGPAARSIKLDLPPFTLVGATTRAGLLTSPLRDRFGIVQRLEFYSPEELHAIIVRSADILGVPIDAEGAAQLAGRARGTPRIANRLLRRVRDFAEIEGDGCIDAAIARSAMDLLDVDPGGFDLLDRRFLLLIIERFDGGPVGVESLAAALGEERGTIEDVIEPFLIQQGFMSRTARGRMVTRRAWQYFGLQPPRSGSDAGPGLFDSGDPSAT, encoded by the coding sequence ATGAGTACTGACGAGCGCGTCATCGCCACCCTGGCCGGTGCCGGCGAGGATTCACTTGATCGCTCCATCCGCCCGCAGCGTCTGACCGACTATGTTGGTCAGGCGGCCGTGAAGCGTCAGCTTGAGGTCTTCATCTCCGCTGCGCGCAAGCGCGGCGATGCGCTCGACCATACGCTGATCTTCGGTCCGCCGGGTCTCGGCAAGACCACGCTTGCAAACATCATCGCCAACGAACTCGGCGTAAACATCCGGCATACCTCGGGTCCGGTGCTGGAGCGACCGGGTGATCTCGCTGCGATGCTGACCAACCTCGAGCCGCGTGACGTGCTTTTCGTGGACGAGATCCACCGGCTGAGTCCGGTCGTCGAGGAGGTGCTCTATCCGGCGCTGGAGGATTTTCAGCTCGATATCATGATCGGCGAAGGCCCTGCGGCGCGCTCCATCAAGCTCGATCTGCCACCGTTCACCCTGGTCGGTGCCACCACCCGGGCCGGTCTGCTGACCTCACCCTTGCGCGACCGTTTCGGCATCGTGCAGCGCCTTGAGTTCTATTCGCCGGAAGAACTGCATGCCATCATCGTGCGCTCGGCCGATATCCTCGGCGTACCGATCGATGCGGAAGGTGCCGCACAGCTGGCCGGCAGGGCGCGGGGTACGCCGCGCATTGCCAACCGCCTGCTGCGCCGGGTGCGCGATTTTGCCGAGATCGAGGGGGACGGATGTATCGATGCGGCTATCGCCCGCTCGGCGATGGACCTGCTCGACGTGGATCCGGGCGGATTTGATCTGCTCGATCGCCGCTTCCTGCTGCTGATCATCGAACGCTTTGATGGCGGACCGGTTGGCGTCGAATCGCTGGCCGCGGCGCTGGGCGAGGAGCGCGGTACGATCGAGGACGTCATCGAGCCCTTTCTGATTCAGCAGGGCTTCATGAGCAGGACGGCGCGCGGACGCATGGTAACGCGGCGCGCCTGGCAATATTTTGGTCTGCAACCGCCGCGGAGCGGCAGCGATGCCGGGCCGGGGCTGTTTGATTCCGGGGACCCGTCAGCAACATGA
- the ruvA gene encoding Holliday junction branch migration protein RuvA, translating into MIGFLRGVLTHKEPPFLLIDVGGVGYEVEAPMSTCFRLPGTGESVQLCTHLLIREDHHTLFGFSTEVERRLFRDLLKVSGVGAKTALGVLSGLSVDAFIRCVETDDVASLMRLPGVGRKTAERVIIEMRDRVRHPGLAGGGSGRPAMPADSRTEALDALLALGYKPPEARRMLDRVPDEGQSTEDLLRVILRGAVRT; encoded by the coding sequence ATGATCGGGTTCTTGCGCGGTGTGCTGACGCACAAGGAGCCGCCGTTCCTGCTCATCGACGTGGGCGGGGTCGGCTACGAAGTCGAAGCGCCCATGTCCACCTGCTTTCGGCTGCCGGGCACGGGTGAGAGCGTGCAGCTGTGTACCCATCTGCTGATCCGCGAGGATCATCACACGTTGTTTGGCTTCAGTACGGAAGTGGAGCGGCGCCTGTTCCGGGATCTGCTCAAGGTCAGCGGTGTAGGGGCCAAGACCGCCCTCGGCGTATTGTCGGGACTGAGCGTCGATGCTTTCATTCGCTGTGTGGAAACCGATGACGTTGCTTCGCTGATGCGTCTGCCCGGTGTCGGTCGCAAGACAGCTGAGCGGGTGATCATCGAGATGCGCGACCGCGTCCGTCATCCGGGTCTCGCTGGCGGTGGCTCCGGCCGGCCGGCAATGCCTGCCGACTCGCGTACCGAGGCGCTCGACGCCTTGTTGGCGCTTGGCTACAAGCCGCCCGAGGCGCGACGCATGCTGGATCGCGTACCCGACGAGGGCCAGTCGACGGAAGATCTGCTGCGGGTGATCCTGCGCGGTGCGGTGCGGACATGA